In Chitinivibrionales bacterium, the genomic window CCATCCGGACACATTCACCCATCCGAGTTTCAACCCGAAAAGCAGGGCGAGCAAAGGGCCCACAACAAAGGTCGGGATACATATTCCCACCATGGCAAAAGTCATGGGCACATAATCGGCCATGGAATTGGATCGAAGCGAGGCGATAATGCCTGCGCTGAGCCCCAGGAAAAGCGCAAAGATCAAGGCAAGCAACCCGAGCTGCATCGACACCGGGAATGAATTGCCGATAAGTTCATTGACAGTCCGGTTGGGATACTTGAACGATGGCCCCAGGTTGCCTTTCAGAATATTGGCAAGATAGTTGACATATTGTGTGGTGATCGGCTTATCGAGCCCGTAATGCTCGTTGAGATTTTCAAGCACTTCGGGCGAGACACTTTTCTCCGATGAAAACGGCCCACCCGGCGCCAGGCGCACCATGAAAAAGGTCACCGTCGCTATAATAAGCAGTGTCGGGATGGTCTCGATTACTCTTCGTATTATAAATGAAATCATAAACAACCACAGATTGCACAGATTATCACAGATACAAGAAAATAGAATTATCGATAATGTAAGAATTAAAAAAGCTGTTTAAGAGATTTTTATAATATAAAACGTTCATATTCAAGTTTTGGGAAATGGCCGAAATTTATCAATAGGCCGATTTTCATATTTGTTGCTTTTAGATAATTTAATATTTGTGCACGATGTTCATCGGTTAACTTGCTGACGGATTTCAGTTCGACAACTATTCTATCATAGCAAAGGAAATCCGGCTTGTACTTCGATTTTAATTCCCTTTTTTTAAATTTAATACGAATTTCTGGTTGCGATATATAAGGTATACTTTGATTCTCAAACTCAATTTCAAGGCTTTCCTGATAGACAGATTCCAGAAATCCAGAACCCATTTCATTATAAACTTCAAAACAAGCGCCATTAATTTTAAAGGTTTCATCCTTAAAAGGAAAGTTCTCCATTTCTCACTCCATTCTAAAATATTGCTATCAGATATATCTGTGTAAATCTGTGCAATCTGTGGTTTTATTCTTCCAGGTAAACCGCCTTATAGGGATGATGATCCAGGATAGTCGGGTGCCATCCTTTAACCGAAGGGTGTATCAGAGAAAGGCTTGTATAGAAATAGATCGGGATAACGGGTACCTGTTCCATAAGAATTGTCTCGGCCTGCTGGAAATATGAGAAACGGGAGTCGGTGTCGTCTGCAAGAGACGCCTCTTTGATCAGGCTGTCGTATGCTGCATTGGCAAAGCCTGTGTGATTATTGCCGCCGCCCGAAATCCACATGTCAAGGAATGTGTTGGGGTCGTTATAATCGCCGATC contains:
- the oppB gene encoding oligopeptide ABC transporter permease OppB, which codes for MISFIIRRVIETIPTLLIIATVTFFMVRLAPGGPFSSEKSVSPEVLENLNEHYGLDKPITTQYVNYLANILKGNLGPSFKYPNRTVNELIGNSFPVSMQLGLLALIFALFLGLSAGIIASLRSNSMADYVPMTFAMVGICIPTFVVGPLLALLFGLKLGWVNVSGWYSFSDRILPAITLGLPYAAYIARLSRSGMLEILPQDFIRTARAKGVPEWKIILKHALKGGLLPVVSFLGPATAGIITGSFVVETIFQVPGLGRHFINAAFNRDYTMVPGIALFYGSLMIVFNMLVDITYAWLNPRIRLGE
- a CDS encoding GxxExxY protein codes for the protein MENFPFKDETFKINGACFEVYNEMGSGFLESVYQESLEIEFENQSIPYISQPEIRIKFKKRELKSKYKPDFLCYDRIVVELKSVSKLTDEHRAQILNYLKATNMKIGLLINFGHFPKLEYERFIL